The Chitinophaga sp. H8 genome contains a region encoding:
- a CDS encoding serine hydrolase domain-containing protein: MKKTVWLLSAHLCLWGAAYAQSRPQQFMQAASPASAGFSAERLQKLDTFFQEMVDKGMAPNAVTFIAHKGKIVHYKAYGYRNLERQEPVRKDDIFRIASQTKLITTIALMMLYEEGKFFLDDPLYKYMPAFGNAKVLVSYDRAKGTYETKPAATPVTIRQLLSHSSGIPYDHPLDSVLFGKGIGLFGSLKNDRLEDLIAKVAQRPLVHEPGEKFTYGFNTDVAGRLVEILSGMSLKDYFQQKIFAPLGMKDTYFYLPPSKASRLVELYALTGTNSKLSLCPDSVARKFPISGAQTLYLGGAGLVSTAADYARICQLILNGGEFNGVRLLSRKTVDLITRNQIGDAWVWDRQDKFGLGFQIITENSRYGDQATPGSLTWGGAYCSEHTIDPKEELIMLVFTNVYPYTYSVEFIHKFRILAYQALL, translated from the coding sequence ATGAAGAAAACTGTATGGCTGCTGTCGGCCCACCTATGCCTTTGGGGGGCGGCGTATGCACAAAGCCGTCCTCAACAATTTATGCAGGCTGCCAGTCCTGCGTCCGCAGGGTTTTCTGCAGAAAGACTGCAAAAGCTGGATACCTTCTTTCAGGAGATGGTGGATAAGGGGATGGCCCCGAATGCGGTGACCTTTATCGCGCATAAGGGTAAAATTGTGCATTACAAAGCATATGGTTACCGCAACCTGGAGCGGCAGGAGCCTGTCCGAAAGGATGATATTTTCAGGATCGCCTCACAGACCAAACTGATCACTACTATTGCGCTGATGATGTTGTATGAAGAAGGGAAGTTTTTCCTGGATGATCCTTTGTACAAGTATATGCCGGCTTTCGGGAATGCGAAAGTACTGGTCAGCTATGACCGGGCAAAAGGTACTTATGAAACGAAGCCTGCGGCTACACCTGTTACTATCCGTCAGCTGTTATCACATTCTTCCGGTATTCCCTACGATCATCCGTTGGATAGTGTATTATTTGGAAAGGGGATTGGTTTATTTGGCTCATTGAAGAACGACCGGCTGGAAGACCTGATCGCTAAAGTGGCCCAACGGCCATTGGTACACGAGCCTGGGGAAAAATTCACATATGGCTTTAATACCGATGTGGCTGGCAGGTTAGTTGAAATACTTTCGGGCATGAGCCTGAAGGATTATTTCCAGCAGAAAATTTTTGCACCACTGGGCATGAAGGACACCTATTTTTATCTGCCGCCATCCAAAGCCAGCCGTTTGGTAGAATTGTATGCTTTGACGGGTACCAACAGTAAATTAAGCTTATGTCCGGATTCGGTAGCCCGGAAGTTTCCCATCAGCGGCGCCCAAACCTTATACCTGGGTGGTGCGGGATTAGTGAGCACGGCTGCTGATTATGCCCGTATCTGCCAGCTGATCCTGAATGGAGGGGAGTTTAACGGCGTACGGTTGCTGAGCCGTAAAACGGTAGACCTGATCACCCGTAACCAGATAGGAGATGCCTGGGTATGGGACCGCCAGGATAAGTTTGGCTTAGGCTTTCAGATCATTACGGAAAACAGCCGTTATGGTGATCAGGCTACGCCGGGCAGTCTTACCTGGGGCGGGGCTTATTGCTCTGAGCATACTATCGACCCAAAAGAAGAACTGATCATGTTGGTATTTACCAATGTATATCCTTACACTTATTCCGTGGAGTTTATTCATAAGTTCCGTATCCTGGCTTACCAGGCTTTGTTATAA
- a CDS encoding YtxH domain-containing protein produces MSTTKFLAGAIAGLTTGIVIGMLTAPDSGEETRKKIRHTADNWRHRLNKLVGKGADDLSELKHVFENEVTGLKDDVRERVLRLIEESQGTYNKFKNEALS; encoded by the coding sequence ATGAGTACCACAAAATTTTTAGCAGGAGCTATCGCCGGGTTGACCACAGGAATTGTAATAGGTATGTTGACCGCCCCTGATAGTGGTGAAGAGACCAGAAAAAAGATCAGACATACCGCAGATAACTGGCGCCATAGATTGAATAAACTGGTAGGGAAAGGTGCAGATGATTTGTCTGAGTTAAAACATGTATTTGAAAATGAGGTAACCGGCTTGAAGGATGATGTACGTGAACGTGTACTGAGGCTGATCGAAGAAAGCCAGGGTACTTACAATAAATTTAAAAATGAGGCTTTATCATAA
- a CDS encoding SRPBCC family protein codes for MDTYAPSHSHLPPTGGILYDHSTIINVTQEGRLVSILAGAWAIGSAISKVDKKPVNSLIKLLAGGYLLYRGISGNCLFNAMTGVRQADRHSRAINIRTSQIINNPKEEVYYFWRQLSNLPVFMKHLESVQETDNKNSHWVAKGPGGIGTVAWDAQIVKEVPGEFLGWRSVTGSEIATAGRVSFKALTPDTTEINVMISYRPPAGYVGTGLAWLLNTAFERMIYNDIKSFKSYMETGEIIS; via the coding sequence ATGGATACTTACGCACCATCTCATTCCCACCTTCCCCCTACCGGAGGCATTTTGTATGATCACTCCACGATTATCAATGTAACACAGGAAGGCCGTCTGGTTTCTATTCTGGCAGGCGCCTGGGCTATCGGCTCAGCGATCAGCAAAGTAGATAAAAAACCGGTAAACAGCCTTATTAAACTGCTGGCAGGAGGATATTTATTGTACCGGGGTATATCGGGCAACTGTTTATTCAATGCCATGACCGGCGTAAGGCAGGCAGACAGGCATTCCAGGGCTATTAATATCAGAACTTCCCAGATTATCAATAATCCCAAAGAAGAGGTATATTATTTCTGGCGCCAGCTCAGCAATCTCCCGGTTTTTATGAAGCACCTGGAATCTGTGCAGGAAACGGATAATAAAAACTCCCATTGGGTTGCCAAAGGCCCCGGCGGTATTGGTACGGTAGCATGGGATGCGCAGATTGTGAAAGAAGTACCCGGCGAATTCCTGGGGTGGAGATCAGTAACCGGCTCTGAAATAGCTACTGCCGGAAGGGTGAGCTTTAAAGCACTGACACCGGATACTACGGAAATAAATGTGATGATCTCCTACCGCCCACCGGCCGGATATGTAGGTACCGGACTTGCGTGGTTACTTAATACTGCTTTTGAAAGAATGATCTACAACGATATCAAAAGCTTTAAAAGCTATATGGAAACCGGTGAAATTATTTCCTGA
- a CDS encoding TCR/Tet family MFS transporter has translation MLKNKQAALPFIFITLLIDFTGFGIILPVMPRLIEQLTGEGISRASQYGGWLAFAYAVMQFIFAPVLGGLSDRYGRRPVLLLSLFGLGLDYLFLAFAPSIFWLFIGRLISGITGASFTTGAAYIADVSPPEKRAQSFGITGAAFGLGFIIGPVIGGLSSDWGLRAPFLIAAGLSLVNCLYGYFVLPESLSMENRRSFDWKRANPVGSFKQIQKYPVVAGLVLALTLIYIGHNAVETTWTYYTIEKFKWSERMIGYSLAAAGIGIAVVQGWLIRIIIPRLGPKNTVYIGLSLRVLAAMLIALASQGWMLFVILIPDALSFMSTPALQGIMSNQIPATEQGELQGVMGSTFSICAIIGPVLMSNIFAFFTKADAPFYFPGAAFVLEAVLTLTGILIIARYLSAWQPVKQANPETSH, from the coding sequence ATGCTAAAGAACAAGCAGGCGGCATTGCCATTTATTTTTATTACGTTATTGATAGATTTTACGGGTTTTGGTATTATCCTGCCGGTAATGCCCCGGTTAATTGAGCAATTAACAGGAGAAGGTATCAGCAGGGCTTCCCAATATGGAGGCTGGCTGGCTTTTGCCTATGCGGTGATGCAATTTATTTTTGCGCCTGTATTGGGAGGCCTGAGCGACCGTTACGGGCGCCGGCCGGTATTGCTGTTATCTTTATTTGGGTTGGGGCTGGACTACCTGTTCCTGGCATTTGCACCCAGTATTTTCTGGTTATTCATAGGCCGGTTGATTTCCGGGATTACCGGTGCCAGTTTTACTACCGGTGCCGCATATATTGCAGATGTTAGTCCGCCGGAAAAACGGGCGCAGAGCTTCGGTATTACCGGTGCCGCATTCGGACTGGGGTTTATCATAGGCCCGGTGATTGGCGGCTTGAGCAGTGACTGGGGCCTGCGGGCGCCCTTCCTGATTGCTGCCGGATTATCACTCGTGAACTGCCTGTATGGTTATTTCGTACTGCCAGAGTCGTTATCAATGGAAAACCGCCGTTCCTTTGATTGGAAGCGGGCTAATCCGGTGGGCTCCTTTAAACAAATACAAAAGTATCCTGTAGTAGCCGGGCTGGTCCTGGCGCTTACCCTGATTTATATCGGGCATAATGCAGTAGAAACCACCTGGACCTATTACACGATTGAGAAATTTAAATGGAGTGAGCGGATGATCGGTTATTCACTGGCTGCTGCCGGAATAGGGATTGCGGTAGTGCAGGGCTGGCTGATACGCATCATCATACCACGGCTGGGCCCGAAAAATACGGTATACATCGGATTAAGCCTGCGGGTATTGGCGGCGATGTTAATCGCCCTGGCCTCCCAGGGATGGATGTTGTTTGTAATCCTGATCCCTGACGCATTGAGCTTTATGTCTACCCCTGCCTTACAGGGGATCATGAGCAATCAGATACCAGCCACCGAACAGGGAGAACTGCAAGGGGTGATGGGCAGTACATTTAGTATTTGTGCGATCATAGGCCCGGTACTGATGTCCAACATCTTTGCATTTTTTACAAAAGCAGATGCCCCGTTTTATTTTCCCGGTGCTGCTTTTGTATTGGAGGCGGTGCTTACACTAACAGGCATATTAATAATCGCCCGGTATTTATCTGCCTGGCAGCCTGTAAAGCAAGCCAATCCCGAAACATCTCATTAA
- a CDS encoding class I SAM-dependent methyltransferase: METSKPTQPDNTAVRTALWRALHVQADAKPAILADEVGLKLIAPPDDWQERPDMKYTKRLRASIVARSRFIEDLAISQIEKGVKQYVLLGAGLDSFAQRNRGISSQVDIYEIDQPDTLAWKEKRLLENGYDIPGNLHFVPVDFEVASWWEALLRKGFDIGQQAFVSCIGVTLYLTTAAITDTLKKMTLLAPGTTIAISFYLPVALLEEEDRPLMEMSIKGAAASGTPFVSFFSIEEIVKLAEEAGLKTIQTISTKDMTALYFKNRADDLLPASGEVFLVATT, encoded by the coding sequence ATGGAAACAAGCAAACCCACACAGCCTGATAATACAGCAGTAAGAACCGCATTATGGAGGGCCTTACACGTTCAGGCAGATGCGAAACCTGCTATACTTGCGGATGAAGTTGGTTTAAAATTAATTGCGCCGCCCGACGATTGGCAGGAACGCCCGGATATGAAATATACCAAACGGCTCAGGGCATCTATTGTAGCCCGTTCCCGTTTTATTGAAGACTTAGCCATCTCGCAAATTGAAAAGGGCGTTAAACAATATGTTTTACTCGGTGCAGGGCTGGATAGTTTTGCTCAAAGAAATAGGGGCATCAGTTCACAGGTAGATATTTACGAAATTGACCAACCCGATACCCTGGCGTGGAAAGAAAAAAGGCTCCTTGAAAACGGGTATGACATTCCCGGTAATCTTCATTTTGTACCTGTTGATTTTGAAGTGGCATCCTGGTGGGAAGCGTTATTGCGCAAGGGCTTTGATATCGGCCAACAAGCATTTGTTTCCTGTATTGGCGTCACGCTTTATCTCACTACAGCAGCAATTACAGATACGCTGAAGAAAATGACCTTGCTGGCACCAGGTACTACCATTGCCATATCCTTTTATCTGCCGGTAGCCTTACTTGAGGAAGAGGATCGCCCCCTGATGGAAATGTCGATCAAAGGAGCCGCCGCTTCAGGAACGCCATTTGTAAGTTTCTTTTCGATTGAAGAAATAGTGAAGCTGGCAGAGGAAGCAGGCTTAAAAACAATTCAAACCATTTCCACCAAGGATATGACAGCGCTGTATTTTAAGAACAGGGCTGATGATCTCTTGCCTGCAAGCGGGGAAGTATTCCTGGTAGCAACTACCTAA
- a CDS encoding 3-keto-disaccharide hydrolase, which produces MKQLLTGLLLLIAVSGMAQKEGKWIQLFNGKDLKDWDIKIKGHELNDNFGNTFRVEDGLLKVRYDQYTNFDEQYGHIFYKQNFSAYLLVVEYRFTGEQVAGGPGWAYRNSGVMLHGQTAASMGKDQDFPISLEEQLLGGNGKNPRNTANLCTPGTNVVMNGKLITDHCISSTSKTYHGDQWVRVAALVLRDSVIKHIAGTDTVLVYQQPQIGGGAVSNYDPAVKQDGKLLREGSISLQSESHPVEFRKVELFNLEPYMDDPAKLDRILKKLQKKK; this is translated from the coding sequence ATGAAACAATTACTTACAGGTCTTTTGTTACTGATCGCCGTTAGCGGCATGGCGCAGAAAGAAGGTAAATGGATACAACTGTTTAATGGAAAAGATCTGAAGGACTGGGATATCAAGATTAAGGGGCATGAGCTGAATGATAATTTTGGGAATACCTTCCGGGTAGAGGATGGCCTGTTGAAAGTGCGTTATGACCAGTATACCAACTTTGATGAGCAGTACGGGCATATTTTCTACAAACAAAATTTCTCTGCCTACCTGCTGGTGGTAGAATACCGCTTTACCGGCGAACAGGTAGCGGGTGGTCCGGGATGGGCTTACCGTAACAGTGGCGTGATGCTGCACGGACAAACAGCTGCCAGCATGGGTAAAGACCAGGATTTTCCTATTTCCCTGGAAGAGCAATTGCTGGGTGGTAATGGAAAGAATCCACGCAATACTGCCAACCTCTGTACCCCTGGTACCAATGTGGTGATGAATGGTAAACTGATTACCGATCATTGTATCTCCTCTACTTCCAAAACCTATCATGGTGATCAGTGGGTAAGAGTCGCTGCACTGGTACTGCGGGATTCTGTGATCAAACACATTGCTGGCACCGATACGGTGTTGGTATATCAACAACCGCAGATAGGCGGCGGGGCTGTGTCTAACTATGACCCTGCAGTAAAACAGGATGGCAAGCTGCTTCGTGAAGGCTCTATTTCCCTGCAAAGTGAGAGCCACCCGGTAGAGTTCCGTAAAGTGGAATTATTTAACCTGGAACCTTATATGGATGATCCTGCGAAGCTGGACCGCATCCTGAAGAAATTGCAAAAGAAAAAATAA
- a CDS encoding ester cyclase produces MTTNAIKQLINSYISTIWNEGAVEKVTSFLHPDFTDHTLPTTLPNGVEGLLQWIALTSSSFKHRTIIEDQVTEGDKSIIRIRMEMTHIGLWRGIAPTGIIATTGGYRFFRIADGKIREQWGQIDGAALEAALTGSAHACRLPQ; encoded by the coding sequence ATGACCACCAATGCTATCAAACAGCTTATCAACAGCTACATTTCCACGATATGGAATGAGGGGGCCGTGGAAAAAGTAACCAGTTTCCTCCATCCTGATTTTACTGACCACACCCTTCCTACTACGCTCCCTAACGGTGTGGAAGGATTACTTCAATGGATTGCGCTGACCAGCAGCTCTTTTAAACACCGTACTATTATTGAAGATCAGGTAACAGAGGGAGATAAAAGTATTATCCGGATACGGATGGAGATGACACATATTGGTTTATGGAGAGGTATTGCCCCTACCGGCATCATAGCCACCACCGGCGGATACCGGTTCTTCCGCATAGCGGATGGAAAGATCAGGGAACAATGGGGGCAGATAGATGGTGCTGCACTGGAAGCAGCATTAACCGGATCAGCTCATGCCTGTAGACTACCCCAATAA
- a CDS encoding Crp/Fnr family transcriptional regulator — protein sequence MSATLARRIQQIFPLSAPAQALLLASAQLLRLKRKQFFLQEGKICRHIGFIEIGSLRAYALMDGKEINTAFYLENNFATNLKSLRNITPSEQYIQAMEDTHLWLLAKEDLVLLYKQYAELESFGRHLLEGLVIEQEEQAQLFRLYTPEERYLYMETHYPALLQRISQSQLASYLGIARETISRIRRRR from the coding sequence ATGTCAGCTACACTAGCCCGGCGCATACAGCAAATTTTTCCACTATCTGCCCCTGCACAGGCATTGTTGCTGGCATCTGCACAATTGCTACGCTTAAAACGGAAACAGTTCTTTTTACAGGAAGGAAAAATCTGCCGGCACATCGGGTTTATTGAAATCGGGAGTCTGCGCGCTTATGCGCTAATGGATGGCAAAGAAATAAATACTGCCTTTTACCTGGAAAACAACTTTGCTACCAATCTTAAAAGCCTCAGGAATATAACGCCATCAGAACAATATATCCAGGCTATGGAAGATACCCACCTATGGTTGTTAGCTAAAGAAGACCTGGTATTGCTGTACAAACAGTACGCTGAACTCGAATCCTTTGGCAGACACCTGCTGGAAGGGCTGGTCATCGAACAGGAAGAGCAGGCCCAACTGTTCCGGCTATACACCCCGGAAGAAAGATATCTGTACATGGAAACCCATTATCCCGCATTATTGCAAAGAATATCCCAATCCCAGTTAGCCAGCTATCTGGGTATTGCCAGGGAAACCATCAGCCGTATCCGCAGGCGGCGATGA
- a CDS encoding DUF4272 domain-containing protein, translated as MENCTIYSHDVNMDKVLTVLQSHFDQSAIKVNGTAEQWESVVVTTGKKLWKPGQTLTLRYRQRTVPGYQLPPSGEAIAENLRGMYNYVAGIQAANTGLQELLLAKIATINTELTLIADPAFTAQHAAVIMQLAKEMDAFLFSGNNGVFKTETQGFWDQQGDLLLDTTGASTAATLTVNIASAYFDDHAAVNTPAPDATARKARSEAQLKAMEVKTNRFLPVVTNEATVVIRSAREIAERLVVLSAVNSVAFNHFSGAEITTYLQKNNLWELTTPKEKIFLEHPKEADKMRETWKCEGIWVLLWALKKLSAIGAMDALANLDMIAAEDYPFRGLEGNPAAYIAAAGDMRSSAEILDANDLYYRADWACVDARIKGTGIEVLHPGIVYERHYALNWLISYHEQPWDEVSCDT; from the coding sequence ATGGAAAACTGTACCATTTATAGTCATGATGTGAATATGGACAAAGTGCTGACTGTTTTACAATCGCATTTTGACCAGTCGGCCATTAAGGTAAATGGAACAGCTGAGCAATGGGAAAGCGTGGTGGTGACCACTGGTAAAAAACTCTGGAAGCCAGGACAAACACTTACGCTCCGGTACCGGCAGCGGACAGTGCCGGGGTATCAGTTGCCTCCTTCCGGAGAAGCTATTGCAGAGAACCTCCGGGGCATGTATAATTATGTGGCAGGTATCCAGGCCGCTAACACAGGATTACAGGAATTGCTGCTGGCCAAGATTGCGACTATTAATACAGAGCTTACTCTTATTGCAGATCCTGCTTTTACAGCACAGCATGCTGCGGTGATTATGCAGCTGGCAAAGGAAATGGATGCATTTTTATTTTCCGGCAATAATGGTGTTTTCAAAACCGAAACACAGGGGTTCTGGGACCAGCAGGGAGATTTGTTGCTGGATACTACCGGGGCCTCTACTGCCGCAACACTTACTGTAAATATTGCGTCAGCATATTTTGATGATCATGCAGCGGTAAATACGCCTGCTCCGGATGCAACTGCCCGCAAAGCACGTAGTGAAGCGCAACTGAAAGCGATGGAAGTAAAGACCAACCGCTTTTTGCCGGTGGTTACCAATGAAGCTACTGTGGTGATACGCAGTGCCCGGGAAATTGCAGAACGGCTGGTGGTATTGTCGGCCGTGAACAGTGTAGCGTTTAATCATTTTTCCGGGGCTGAAATAACCACCTACCTCCAAAAAAATAATTTATGGGAGCTTACCACACCTAAAGAAAAAATATTCCTGGAGCATCCTAAAGAAGCCGATAAAATGCGGGAAACCTGGAAGTGTGAAGGCATCTGGGTGTTATTGTGGGCATTGAAAAAATTATCTGCTATCGGGGCTATGGATGCATTGGCTAACCTGGACATGATAGCGGCGGAAGATTATCCTTTCCGGGGGCTGGAAGGCAATCCGGCGGCTTATATAGCTGCTGCGGGAGATATGCGCAGCAGTGCAGAGATCCTGGATGCAAATGATCTGTATTACCGGGCCGACTGGGCCTGTGTGGATGCCCGTATCAAAGGTACCGGGATAGAAGTGTTACATCCAGGCATTGTTTATGAAAGGCATTATGCTCTCAACTGGCTGATCAGTTATCATGAGCAGCCATGGGATGAGGTGTCCTGTGATACCTGA
- a CDS encoding efflux RND transporter permease subunit translates to MIRNLLLFSLRNRWAVIIAAIVLSVLGYWCFTQLKIEAYPDIADTNVIIVAPYDGRAAEEVEQQVTIPLERALNNVPRVLDRRSRTIFGLSVVQLTFQDGTDDYFARQQVIERLSSVELPDGVTPQLAPLTTAVGEIYRYVVEAPPNFTLMQLRDLQDWVIRPAILQVPGIADVTNFGGPLKQFHILTSPDKLRKYNLTLQAVMDAVGKNNQNTGGNVIARGGQGFAVRGLGSVKSEKDIQNIVLTAVNGTPVYIRDVATVEITPPPPAGVLGYAVPDAGIDKIGSPEGIILLRRGENPSEVLKTLKAKIEDITSTSLPEGVTLRVLYDRSFLIDHSLETVSHTLFMGVSIVIIILVFFLGSIRSALVVTATIPFALLFAFILMRLTGIPANLLSLGAIDFGIIVDGACVMAEHLIRRYRNATELEKKSGIIGITMSAAQEVGREIFFSVTIIILAYTPILLMTRVEGKLFSPMALTLAFAVIGSMICALSLIPVLISFAYKKALSADKPMKAHRNPILDFFERWYKNSLNFFLRFHKQTVLIAGIFVLLLISLGAKLGTEFLPELDEGSIFMRAFLPAGVTIQENAKIAPKIREIASRYPPVKFIITQTGRNDDGTDPFPTNRTEILIGLKDYKQWSDTISKKELVSRIQSDLERNIPGASFNSGQPIIDQVMEIVTGSAADLAISVVGDDLAMMRRKADSIATIVKATSGAASVNIEQEGTQAQLAININRENAARFGINVSDIQGMIEAAIGGKTIGTLYDGTKRYDIVIRYLPDYRNTPEAISNLQIPSSTGALIPMEQLADIRFIDGQTNIYRIDGKRMITVRTNVRGRDQGSFVAELQKKINRQIRIPKGYDIIYGGQYENLERAGKQLSLTIPLTIVIVFVFLFMLFKSMKQTFVTMSCILVALAGGITALFIRGYHFNVSGGVGFVSIFGISVMAGVLLVSALNREMYKSPLTLRASVQKVAVDQFRAIMMMLVVAIIGLVPAALSTGIGSDVQRPLATVIIGGLTFTLLFTPVVIPPLYYWLEKRSQANSDHMHGTPPQLTPADDDQ, encoded by the coding sequence TATTAGACAGGCGAAGCCGTACCATCTTTGGTTTATCTGTAGTACAGCTCACCTTCCAGGATGGCACAGACGACTATTTTGCCAGGCAGCAGGTGATAGAACGGTTGTCTTCCGTAGAGCTGCCGGATGGCGTTACCCCACAGCTGGCCCCTCTTACCACTGCAGTGGGGGAAATATACCGTTATGTGGTAGAAGCACCTCCCAATTTCACCCTTATGCAGCTCCGGGACTTACAGGACTGGGTAATCAGACCAGCCATCTTACAGGTACCAGGCATCGCAGATGTGACCAATTTTGGCGGCCCGCTTAAACAATTCCACATCCTAACGTCCCCGGATAAACTACGTAAATACAACCTTACGCTGCAGGCGGTGATGGATGCTGTAGGCAAGAACAACCAGAACACCGGTGGAAATGTTATAGCACGCGGTGGACAAGGATTTGCCGTACGTGGGCTGGGCAGTGTTAAATCTGAAAAAGATATCCAGAACATTGTGCTAACCGCCGTCAACGGTACGCCGGTATACATTCGCGATGTAGCTACCGTAGAAATAACACCTCCACCACCCGCAGGCGTACTTGGCTATGCCGTTCCTGATGCAGGTATTGACAAAATAGGATCACCGGAAGGCATCATCCTGCTGCGCAGGGGCGAAAACCCAAGTGAAGTATTAAAAACTTTAAAGGCCAAAATTGAAGATATTACCAGCACATCCCTACCCGAAGGCGTTACCCTGCGGGTATTATACGACCGGAGCTTCCTGATAGACCACTCGCTGGAAACGGTGTCGCACACCCTTTTCATGGGAGTCAGTATCGTGATCATCATCCTGGTGTTCTTCCTGGGCAGTATCCGCTCCGCACTGGTAGTAACTGCCACGATCCCTTTTGCCCTGCTTTTTGCATTTATCCTGATGCGGCTCACGGGCATTCCTGCCAACCTGTTATCGTTGGGGGCGATCGACTTCGGTATTATCGTGGATGGGGCCTGTGTAATGGCGGAACACCTGATCCGCCGGTACCGGAATGCCACCGAACTGGAAAAAAAGAGTGGTATCATCGGTATTACTATGTCGGCCGCACAGGAAGTGGGCAGGGAAATCTTTTTCTCCGTGACCATTATTATACTGGCCTATACTCCTATCCTGCTGATGACAAGGGTGGAAGGCAAGCTCTTTTCCCCGATGGCACTCACCCTGGCCTTTGCAGTAATAGGGTCTATGATCTGCGCCTTATCGCTCATTCCCGTACTGATTTCCTTTGCTTATAAAAAAGCGCTTTCAGCCGACAAACCGATGAAAGCTCACCGGAATCCCATCCTTGATTTTTTTGAACGGTGGTATAAAAATTCACTAAACTTCTTTCTGCGTTTTCATAAACAAACGGTGCTGATTGCGGGCATCTTTGTACTACTGCTCATTTCGCTGGGAGCCAAACTGGGCACAGAATTCCTGCCGGAGCTGGATGAGGGGTCCATCTTTATGCGGGCCTTTCTGCCCGCAGGGGTTACCATACAGGAAAACGCCAAAATAGCACCGAAGATCCGTGAGATCGCCTCCCGGTATCCGCCAGTAAAATTTATCATTACCCAAACGGGGCGCAACGATGATGGTACAGACCCCTTCCCTACCAACCGTACAGAAATACTGATCGGGCTAAAAGATTATAAACAGTGGAGCGATACCATCTCCAAAAAAGAACTGGTAAGTAGGATACAAAGCGATCTGGAAAGAAATATTCCGGGAGCCTCCTTCAATTCCGGTCAGCCGATCATAGACCAGGTCATGGAAATAGTAACCGGTAGCGCCGCTGATCTGGCCATCTCCGTGGTGGGGGATGATCTGGCCATGATGCGCCGGAAAGCCGACAGTATTGCCACCATCGTAAAAGCTACCTCCGGTGCAGCTTCAGTGAATATAGAACAGGAAGGTACGCAGGCACAACTGGCTATCAATATTAACCGGGAAAATGCCGCACGCTTCGGCATCAACGTGAGCGACATACAAGGCATGATCGAAGCTGCCATCGGCGGCAAAACCATTGGCACGCTCTACGACGGCACCAAACGTTACGACATCGTGATCCGTTACCTGCCGGATTACCGGAACACACCGGAAGCCATCAGCAACCTGCAGATACCTTCTTCCACTGGTGCATTAATCCCTATGGAACAACTGGCAGACATCCGGTTCATAGACGGCCAAACAAATATCTACCGTATCGATGGCAAACGGATGATCACGGTGCGCACCAACGTTCGCGGACGCGACCAGGGCTCTTTTGTTGCCGAACTACAGAAAAAGATAAACCGGCAGATCCGCATCCCTAAAGGATATGACATTATTTACGGTGGCCAGTATGAAAACCTGGAACGGGCAGGCAAACAACTGTCGCTCACTATTCCGCTCACCATCGTGATCGTATTTGTGTTCCTGTTTATGCTTTTTAAAAGCATGAAACAAACCTTTGTTACCATGAGCTGTATCCTGGTGGCCCTGGCAGGAGGCATCACCGCTTTATTTATCAGGGGATATCATTTTAATGTTTCCGGTGGCGTTGGATTCGTGTCTATCTTCGGTATTTCTGTAATGGCGGGGGTATTACTTGTTTCTGCGCTGAACCGGGAAATGTATAAATCGCCCCTCACCCTGCGGGCCTCGGTGCAAAAAGTAGCGGTAGACCAGTTCCGGGCCATCATGATGATGCTCGTGGTAGCCATCATTGGCCTTGTTCCGGCGGCACTGAGCACCGGTATCGGTTCTGATGTGCAAAGACCGCTGGCTACTGTAATCATAGGAGGATTAACATTTACCCTATTATTTACACCGGTAGTGATCCCACCGCTGTATTACTGGCTGGAAAAAAGATCACAGGCCAACAGCGATCATATGCATGGCACACCACCGCAGCTAACACCTGCAGATGATGATCAATAA